A stretch of DNA from Saccharospirillum mangrovi:
AACCAGAAAGCATGGCAATGAAACCCGAACCCTTTAGTGTCCAGGTTAGCGAACAAACTCTCGACGACCTGAAAGCGCGGATTCACTCCACCCGCTGGCCGGATGATCCAGGCAACCAGGATTGGTCCTACGGAGTCGAGGCCAACTATCTGCGCGACCTTTCCCACGACTGGGCTGAACATTTCGATTGGCGCGCCGTGGAGGCGCGGATCAATGCCTGGGACAACTGGCGCGTCGAGATTGACGGCATTCCCATCCATTTTTTGCGCGTGGCCGGCAAAGGGCCGGCGCCCAGACCGCTGATTCTGACTCACGGCTGGCCTTGGTCCTTCCTCGATATGGAAAGAGTCATCGCCCCGTTGACCGATCCTGCGGCTCACGGAGGTGATGCTGCCGACGCTTTTGAAGTCATCGTGCCGTCACTGCCCGGCTATGGTTTTTCCGGCCCGGTACCACGCGCGGGCCTCAGCTTTTGGCAGATCGCCGATCTCTGGCATCGACTGATGACCGAAGTGCTCGGCTTTAATCGCTATGCCACCAGCGGAGGCGACTGGGGAGCGCTGATCTCATCGCAACTGGGCCATAAATATGCCGACCACCTGCTCGGTGTGCATATCATGCATCCGATGCTGCTGGATCAATTCAATTCGACCATGCCTTGGAACGTGGCTGCCCGCGCCTGGGATACCCAGACAAAATTACCCGAGAGCATCACCAAATTCGCCGCTCACTTCGCCGTGCACGTGCTCGACCCCCAAACGCTGGCGTATGCACTCAACGATTCACCGGTAGGTTTGCTGGCCTGGCTGCTGGAACGTTGGCGCGCCTGGGGCGATACCCGAGATGAAAACGGGCAGAAAACCGGCGATCCGGAGCGAGTCTTCACACGCGAGCACATGCTTGCCAACGCCACTATCTATTGGGTGACCGGTACTGCTGGATCTTCGATGCGAGCCTATGCCGACGCAGCACGACAGCCGTGGTCACCTTCCCACAATCGCACCCCGGTGGTTGAAGCTCCGGTGGGTATCACCTTCGTGGGTGGAGAAAACCCGGTTGGCGTTGCTACCCAGGACAGAGCCCAACTGTTTGCCAAAGGGCCACGCGCGGCCTTCTTCAACACGACCTATTTGAACGCGCATGAACGCGGTGGCCATTTCGGCTATTTCGAAAACCCTGAAGCCGTTGTACATGACCTGCGCGCCATGTTCCGTATCTAGCGTTCTGGCATAAGACATTCACCATCACTGGTAACGGACACCATTCAATCGCGGTAATGTCTGATTAGTTCAGACTGTGCTCATAACTAAGCCGACCACCACTGCCACAGCAACGCCAGCGCCAGCAGCGCGGAAATGCCCTGCCAGACGCGCACCGGGTGACGCTCCAATAAAGGTCGCCGGTCGGTTTTCAGGTTCGGGTTGGGGTGGCGTAAGTCGTAGAGGAATTCCGACAGCTCGGCATAGCGCCGTTCCGGTTGTATCGCTAACGCCTTGGCCAGGGTGGCGTCGAACCAGGCTGGCAGTTCGCTGTGCGCATCGCGCAGCGGTCGGTA
This window harbors:
- a CDS encoding epoxide hydrolase family protein; the protein is MSQPESMAMKPEPFSVQVSEQTLDDLKARIHSTRWPDDPGNQDWSYGVEANYLRDLSHDWAEHFDWRAVEARINAWDNWRVEIDGIPIHFLRVAGKGPAPRPLILTHGWPWSFLDMERVIAPLTDPAAHGGDAADAFEVIVPSLPGYGFSGPVPRAGLSFWQIADLWHRLMTEVLGFNRYATSGGDWGALISSQLGHKYADHLLGVHIMHPMLLDQFNSTMPWNVAARAWDTQTKLPESITKFAAHFAVHVLDPQTLAYALNDSPVGLLAWLLERWRAWGDTRDENGQKTGDPERVFTREHMLANATIYWVTGTAGSSMRAYADAARQPWSPSHNRTPVVEAPVGITFVGGENPVGVATQDRAQLFAKGPRAAFFNTTYLNAHERGGHFGYFENPEAVVHDLRAMFRI